In the Topomyia yanbarensis strain Yona2022 chromosome 3, ASM3024719v1, whole genome shotgun sequence genome, one interval contains:
- the LOC131690860 gene encoding gonadal protein gdl, translated as MENDQPEVVPDAPEVIDGEEELSQDSQADSQESVEPGTSNESFQTQEILQRKLYFLLEHLKKMHATLPEQYQMRISYELLAGLANSLLNDTIFEIVKGLMEIQHVTEKHLMQVREKVENDHQLEVKQWESKIQDPEELEHIIALMKIKHTKNMKETDMKLVLHLDQKVKDQQSTLEKAGVPGFYVTENPKEIKIQMYLLDFILRLSRMKFEPNK; from the exons ATGGAAAATGATCAACCAGAAGTGGTACCAGATGCTCCGGAAGTGATCGACGGCGAAGAAGAACTCTCACAGGATTCACAAGCGGATAGCCAGGAGAGTGTTGAACCCGGTACATCGAACGAATCGTTCCAAACCCAAGAAATCCTCCAGCGCAAATTGTACTTCCTGCTGGAACATCTTAAGAAAATGCACGCAACTTTGCCAGA GCAATATCAGATGAGAATCTCCTACGAATTACTAGCTGGTTTGGCCAATTCCTTGCTGAACGacaccatttttgaaattgtGAAGGGTCTGATGGAAATCCAACATGTGACGGAAAAACATTTGATGCAGGTTCGAGAAAAGGTGGAAAATGATCACCAAC TGGAAGTTAAACAATGGGAATCAAAGATACAAGATCCTGAAGAATTGGAGCATATAATTGCTCTAATGAAAATCAAACACACCAAGAACATGAAGGAAACTGACATGAAGCTAGTGCTGCATCTCGATCAGAAGGTGAAAGATCAACAGTCGACTCTGGAGAAAGCTGGAGTGCCCGGTTTCTACGTGACGGAGAATCCGAAAGAGATTAAAATACAAATGTATTTGTTAGATTTCATTCTACGGTTGAGCCGAATGAAGTTTGAACCGAACAAATAA